GCCGTACAGTGCCAGGAACAGGAAGAAAGGTGCACAAATCAGGAGAAAAACGGGACAATTGTGActccgggaggaaaccgggagagggcgatgaaaaaggTTTTTGGTTGGCGAGTCTGTTTTATTATCTGCGACTACAGTTTAgtgttttctgtccatttgtagCCACTTGTCGTCCCGTCGTTATCAACTGCTTCAGGCCAGCTGGGGtaaaaacaacagacagtgtGCAACAGGAGAACGGAGGACGCTCAGCGTGGGACGACCAGGTCCACCGCTCACACCACAGAACCAGTGTGAAGCAGGGAATCATGGGATACCTCTGAACCGCCTGTCTTTGAGTCTGGCTGGGGAGtctggagggaggaagaggaggaggaagagggactCAGGTCATTGTCTGGTGTCTCTGagttcttttctctctctccctcttcctctctgtcagcGTCTCGCCCtggttcctcctcctcttcctcctgctgtcctcctcgctcctcctcgtcctgcAGGACGTTGAGGCGCTCCACCACGCAGTGAGCCGTCAGTCGGGCCTCGGGGTCGTGATCCCAGCACTCCGTGATGGTGGAGCAGAAGACGCTCATCCcctggaggacagacagacagcagttagacaacacacagagagagacgaggacgtCGTCCTTTCAGTCTCAACTCTCTGACCTGATGCTGCGTCCACGCCGAGGGGATGTCCGGCCGTCCTCGGTCCCTCAGCACCAGGTCTCTCATGCTGTCCACGCAGGGCTGCTCGCAAACCCTGGAGCCAAACGCCGGCTCGTAGCTCTTCACTTctgcaccgacacacacacaccgacaaacacacagacatacacaccgacacacacatcaacacacacatcaatacaCACATTACGTCCACATATGTGCAGGAGGCTCACTAAACCTCCTAGAAATGTGTGCCTGCCATATTCCTGCCTCCTTCCTGCCTCCTTCCTGCCTCCTTCCTGCCTCCTTCCTGCCTCCTTCCTGCCTCCTTCCTGCTTCGTTCCTGTCTCCTTCCTGCCTCGTTCCTGCCTCCTTCCTGCCTCCTTCCTGCCTCCTTCCTGCCTCCTTCCTGCCTCCTTCCTGCTTCGTTCCTGTCTCCTTCCTGCCTCGTTCCTGCCTCGTTCCTGTCTCCTTCCTGCCTCGTTCCTGCTTCGTTCCTGCTTCGTTCCTGTCTCCTTCCTGCCTCGTTCCTGCCTCGTTCCTGTCTCGTTCCTGCCTCCTTCCTGTCTCCTTCCTGCCTCGTTCCTGCTTCATTCCTGCCTCGTTCCTGCCTCGTTCCTGTCTCCTTCCTGCCTCGTTCCTGTCTCCTTCCTGCCTCGTTCCTGCCTCGTTCCTGTCTCCTTCCTGCCTCCTTCCTGTCTCCTTCCTGCCTCGTTCCTGTCTCCTTCCTGCCTCGTTCCTGCCTCGTTCCTGTCTCCTTCCTGCCTCCTTCCTGTCTCCTTCCTGCCTCGTTCCTGCCTCGTTCCTGCCTCGTTCCTGCCTCGTTCCTGCTTCGTTCCTGTCTCCTTCCTGCCTCGTTCCTGCCTCGTTCCTGCCTCGTTCCTGCCTCGTTCCTGCTTCGTTCCTGTCTCCTTCCTGCCTCGTTCCTGCTTCGTTCCTGTCTCCTTCCTGCCTCGTTCCTGTCTCCTTCCTGCCTCGTTCCTGCTTCGTTCCTGTCTCCTTCCTGCTTCGTTCCTGTCTCCTTCCTGCCTCGTTCCTGCCTCCTTCCTGCCTCGTTCCTGCTTCGTTCCTGTCTCCTTCCTGCCTCGTTCCTGCCTCCTTCCTGCCTCGTTCCTGCTTCGTTCCTGTCTCCTTCCTGCCTCTTTCCTGACAATTCTGCTCCAGCCCACGTCGTAGACGGGGAGATGAGGTGGAAACTTTGACCacatggtggcactagaggggGTGCAGGATTCATCCtgtggggaccatgaatgtccaCCCAACTGTTGCTGAGATAATTCACTCTGGACCAACGGGGGTACCGACATTACCATAAAAAACCCCCACCAAAACCTTGACCTGAACCGTGAAGTGGACTGACGGATGGTCCTCTCCGTCTCTATTCTCCTGAAGAAGtacagaaacatggaggagctcCTACGTACCTCCGACGGCGTGGCAGCGGGAGGCCATCTCCCAGTGGACCAGAGCCATGGAGTAAACGTCCATCTGTTTGAAAGCCTCGAGGTCCTCCAGGTTCACCCTGGACTCAAGCACCTCAGGAGCCATGTACCGAGCTGTCCCCACCTGGATGAGACAGGATGAGTCCAATCAAACAACCACCAAGTTCTGCTTTATGACATATTTAACCACTTCTTAAAGGGACACTGTGTAAGATTTGACGACATCTAGTGGTgcagttgcagattgcaaccaactgagtacccctccgctcactcctccctttgcaAGACTAGGTCTAGACCCTACTCtttaatttagagacccaacaagagatcctcTATGAGCAGGAATTTTTATGcaacagtggcaagaaaaaactcctcTTTAGCGGGTAGAACCAGGTTCTGgctgggcggccatctgcctcaaCCGGTTGGGTTTggtcagaggccatccataccataataacactactttaggagtaatgcaagtcagacggcggctggggGTACCCCGGTTTAACACTCAGCAGCTCACATTACCTCAATTTAAACGTTAATGTAAAAGCgctaaagtctctctctagagccagagtttggtttgtccgttctgggctactgtagaaacattgcgGACTCCGGGAAGAGGACCCGCAAACCGTGGATGtcttaagagaactggatccagcttTGGAAGTGGGGTCCCGTTCATTCCGATGAAAGTGTCTCAGTGGTGTTTGAAGCCTAAATAGCAGtagactcggagtagagccgctactccttgggttgaaaggagccagctgaggcacctccctagggaggtgttccaggaccgaccagctgggaggaggccacggggaagacccaggactaggtggagagattatatctccacactggcctgggaacgcctcgggatcccccagtcagagctggttaatgtggcctgggaaagggaagtttgggttcccctgctggagctgttgaccccgcgacccgacccggataagaggttgaagatgagtgaatGTGATGAATGACCGGCGCTCTTCTTGGGGACttgacctgctccctatgtagatataaacttgctcattctaagctaacgggaacacaaccattcttagtttcaggttattacacactaatgaaaacatagttatgaatattatattacatttctgctaatagatcccctgaaatgttgcacactggtcctttaacaacTACACAGTTTACCTGTCCACTGTTGGCGTAGTCGTCCACAGTGAGGGAGAGGTCCAGTCTTAACGCCAGACCAAAGTCACACAGGGCGCACTCCTTCCTGCTCTTCACCACGATGTTACTGCTCTTCAGGTCCCGATGGGCAACCGGCACCTACAGCAACACAAACCACCGGCAACGTGCAGCTCAAAAAGCAGCAAAATGATCCGTTATTACCGCAGAGCACGACGCTCAGCGAGCAGCAGCGGCCAGCGGTGAATTGCAACCTCTCAAGCGAGATAAAGGCTGATAGACCTGGCTGGTAGATTATCGAGTAGTAAACATCACCAAGCTTCTACAACCAAATACTTCTCAAAGAAACACCACTTCCACTTGGTAAGAGTAACATACAGTGATGTCACGATGGACAGACTTACCTTCGATATCCCACCGGGCGTTGTGTCACTATGGAGATGAGCCAACCCTCTGGCGATGCTGCCCGCCATGGCAACAAGTTCCTCCCAGCTCAGGACGTTTGCGGCGAGGAAGTCCTGCAGGTTCCCGAGGCCGTGATAGGCCAGAACCAGCCAGTACTTCCTGTGGGCGTGGCCTCTCTCTTCAGCCGCCAGGAACCGAACCACGTTGTCGTGCTCCAGCTTGGGGTCGGAGATGATGGAGTACTCGTTTCTCCACGAGGCGTACTCCACGGCAGGAAACACCTTCACCGCCACGGTCTCGTAGCTGTTGACTCCGCCCTTCTCGCCCTGCAGCAGGCACGCCCTCCACACCTCGGCGAAGCGCCCCTTCCCCACCAGGACCTCCAGCTTGATGGGCAGCGGTTCATCCGTCACGTTGCTGATGACGTCATTGTTGAGAGTTTCAGCTCCTGGACCCAccagacctcctcctcctccggcgTCGCCCCGAGCCCCCAGACCGCCACACGGCAGGTTGAAGGCCTGGTAGAGCTCCGGGGTGCGTTTGGTGGGCCATGCGGGGCGTGCAGGAGGACCCGGTTTATCAGGACGGTGCGTACGGTAGAAGTAGAACGCCGCCGTGGCGACTATGGCCACCAGGACCGGAGGAACCAAACTAACCACCACCACCGGGATCACGTCTTTACTCTGCAGCTTGGAGAACCCTGCAGGACGAGAGAGGACACTACAATCTATCAATACTTCCATCTATCAATACatctctccatctatctatctatctatctatctatctatctatctatctatctatctatctatctatctatctatctatctatctatctatctatctatctatctatctatctatccatccatccatccatccatctatctgactatctatctatccatccatccatccatccatccatccatctatctgactatctatctatccatccatccatccatccatccatccatccatctgactatctatctatccatccatccatccatccatccatctatccgactatctatctatctatctatccatccatctatccatccatccatccatccatccatctatctgactatctatctatctatccatccatccatccatccatccatccatctatccatctatccatctatctatctatctatctatctatctatctatccatctatccatccatccatccatccatccatctatccatctatctatctatctatctatctatctatccatccatccatccatccatccatctatctatctatctatctatctatctatccatccatccatccatctatccatctatccatctatctatctatctatctatctatctatctatctatccatccatccatccatccatctatctatccatccatccatctatctgactatctatctatccatccatccatccatccatccatccatccatccatccatccatccatctatctatctatctatctatctatctatctatctatccatccatccaactatctatctatctatccatccatctatccatccatccatccatctatccatccatccatccatccatccatctgactatctatctatctatctatctatctatctatctatctatctatctatctatctatctatctatctatctatctatctatctatctatctatctatccatctatccgactatctatctatctatccatccatccatccatccatctatccatccatccatccatccatctatccgactatctatctatctatctatctatctatctatctatctatctatctatctatctatctatctatctatctatctatctatctatctatctatctatctatccatccatctatccatccatccatccatccatctatctgactatctatctatccatccatccatccatccatccatctatctgactatctatctatctatctatctatctatctatctatctatctatctatctatctatctatctatctatctatctatctatctatctatctatccatccatctatccatccatccatccatccatccatccatccatctatctgactatctatccatccatccatccatccatccatccatccatccatctatctgactatctatctatccatccatccatccatccatccatccatccatctatctgactatctatctatccatccatccatccatccatccatctatccgactatctatctatctatctatctatccatccatccatctatccatccatccatccatccatccatccatccatccatccatccatccatctatctgactaactatctatccatccatccatccatccatccatccatccatccatccatccatctatctatctatctatctatctatctatctatctatccatctatctgactatctatctatctatctatccatccatccatccatctatctgactatctatctatctatccatccatccatccatccatccatccatccatccatccatccatccatccatccatccatccatccatccatccatccatccatccatccatccatctatctatctatctatctatctatctatccatccatccatctatgcatccatccatctatctatccatccatccatacatccatctgactatctatctatctatccatccatccatccatccatccatccatccatccatccatccatccatccatccatccatccatccatctatccatccctccctccatccgtcCCTCACCATTGGCTCCTTTGTCGAAGATGAGTTTGTCGTTACACTCGTGTTCTCCATGGCAACCACAGACCATCATGGCGCCGTCGTCGGTGGGCTGTGGGACCATGTGACACTCTCTGGAGGTGAAGTTGAGCAGCAGGCCGGCGTCCACGCCGTCTAGAGGCAGCGTGGGGTTGTGACACGTGGTGTTCACCGTCATGGTGTCGTTGTTCTTCCTCCTGGAAGAGAAGAGGAACGTTCATCTGTGTGTTCAGCACGTTCTCGTGACCACGGCGTGACACAAACCGATGCTCTGTCACCGCCATCGGCGTTATATATACCGCctgccaaaatccaaaatatatgaataaataaataaatgactcgataagtaaataaataaatgtcataaaatgtagtcaaaatattaaaaataaatgtagccattaattaattgataaaatgtgacataaatttatatttctgtttttatttgcttctttttttatttgtttgtattaattcacttatttattcacttttctgtttaattttttacttacacaaatttttatatttaattatttttgcatttatttttaatttattttttattatttttttaaatgtatgtttttatttatgtatttatgcatttatttatttctgcactcATGCATGCNNNNNNNNNNNNNNNNNNNNNNNNNNNNNNNNNNNNNNNNNNNNNNNNNNNNNNNNNNNNNNNNNNNNNNNNNNNNNNNNNNNNNNNNNNNNNNNNNNNNNNNNNNNNNNNNNNNNNNNNNNNNNNNNNNNNNNNNNNNNNNNNNNNNNNNNNNNNNNNNNNNNNNNNNNNNNNNNNNNNNNNNNNNNNNNNNNNNNNNNCCAACGTTTTACACTCTCTgagctttgttttggttgacggatacggaacggatatgacgtcacgttactcagactaccacaataaaagcagtaacttccttctacctccacatagactcagatgaagcagatatatatatatatatatatttcaacatCATTAAACTTGTGCCCCCCCCCCAGTCCTCCTCTGTCCCATGTCATCAGGCCTGCTGGAAGGAATTGAATTAGGTCTGTCTGTAATTGCCGGCGTTTCGCCACATAAATCAAGGAAATAAATATTGGCTTTGTGGCGTCCTCCAGGGGACGCCGctctaccccccccccctccgtcTGCATGGCTGCCTACCTTCTCAGGACCTCTCAGTTATAATCAACTCAAGAGCTGTTTGTGCTCCGGCCAGCAGTTCTTATGGAGCTGTGAGTTTATTGTGCAGCTCTTCATGAGTCTGAACCTCCTGATGTCCTCTCAGTCTGCTGCCTCCATCAGCTGCTGGGATTACAGCTCTATGAACACCGAGAGGAA
This DNA window, taken from Sebastes fasciatus isolate fSebFas1 chromosome 14, fSebFas1.pri, whole genome shotgun sequence, encodes the following:
- the tgfbr2l gene encoding TGF-beta receptor type-2; this encodes MTVNTTCHNPTLPLDGVDAGLLLNFTSRECHMVPQPTDDGAMMVCGCHGEHECNDKLIFDKGANGFSKLQSKDVIPVVVVSLVPPVLVAIVATAAFYFYRTHRPDKPGPPARPAWPTKRTPELYQAFNLPCGGLGARGDAGGGGGLVGPGAETLNNDVISNVTDEPLPIKLEVLVGKGRFAEVWRACLLQGEKGGVNSYETVAVKVFPAVEYASWRNEYSIISDPKLEHDNVVRFLAAEERGHAHRKYWLVLAYHGLGNLQDFLAANVLSWEELVAMAGSIARGLAHLHSDTTPGGISKVPVAHRDLKSSNIVVKSRKECALCDFGLALRLDLSLTVDDYANSGQVGTARYMAPEVLESRVNLEDLEAFKQMDVYSMALVHWEMASRCHAVGEVKSYEPAFGSRVCEQPCVDSMRDLVLRDRGRPDIPSAWTQHQGMSVFCSTITECWDHDPEARLTAHCVVERLNVLQDEEERGGQQEEEEEEPGRDADREEEGEREKNSETPDNDLSPSSSSSSSLQTPQPDSKTGGSEVSHDSLLHTGSVV